The following are encoded in a window of Dysidea avara chromosome 4, odDysAvar1.4, whole genome shotgun sequence genomic DNA:
- the LOC136252027 gene encoding uncharacterized protein translates to MAPAPIVIAVAMVSVLTGNPLTVDYSGDYPVPTASHSLTTSLIDDNIELVNIHSDGRGIFSLTVDHNTFFLAMALNNNTIVVLRRQDELNDANKDSMFIQEKVNLMSRYYVETGGSRYYLKALPNGDITTLAVPGSATDSGTLFRHVIG, encoded by the exons ATGGCACCAGCTCCTATAGTTATTGCAGTTGCTATGGTTAGCGTACTAACTGGTAATCCACTAACAGTGGATTACTCTGGAGACTATCCAGTCCCAACAGCAAGTCATTCACTGA CTACGTCACTTATTGATGACAATATTGAATTGGTCAATATACACAGTGATGGACGAGGAATATTTAGCTTAACTGTTGACCATAACACCTTCTTTCTTGCCATGGCCTTAAATAACAACACTATTGTGGTATTACGTCGTCAAGATGAATTAAATGAT GCTAATAAAGACAGTATGTTCATACAAGAGAAAGTTAATCTCATGTCGCGTTACTATGTGGAGACTGGTGGTAGCAGATATTACCTGAAGGCTCTACCTAATGGAGACATAACTACCCTAGCTGTGCCTGGCTCTGCCACTGACAGTGGAACTTTATTTCGTCATGTTATTGGATGA